From a region of the Sulfuriferula plumbiphila genome:
- a CDS encoding prepilin peptidase, with product MSLSFTALLGAADPQLFAMLCGVLGLLVGSFLNVVIHRLPKIMERDWGVQCAALRGEDAPSAAAYNLMVPRSACPSCGHLIGALENIPVLSYVWLRGKCAGCSAHISLRYPLVELLTGLLSAFAAWHFGFGWAAAGALLLVWALVALTFIDFDTQLLPDDITLPLLWLGLLFNLGSVFVPLDQAVVGAMMGYMVLWSIYWLFKLVTGKEGMGYGDFKLLAAIGAWLGWKMLPLVILLSSFIGALVGIVLIVLAQRGRSVPIPFGPYLAGGGLVALFWGQPILQAYLAGF from the coding sequence ATGTCCTTGTCCTTCACCGCGCTGCTGGGCGCTGCTGACCCGCAGCTGTTTGCCATGCTGTGTGGCGTACTCGGTCTGCTGGTCGGCAGCTTTCTGAATGTCGTCATCCACCGCCTGCCAAAAATCATGGAGCGGGACTGGGGTGTCCAGTGTGCTGCGCTGAGGGGAGAAGATGCGCCGTCGGCCGCCGCATACAATCTGATGGTACCGCGTTCTGCCTGCCCGAGTTGCGGCCACCTGATTGGCGCGCTGGAAAACATCCCGGTGCTGAGTTATGTCTGGCTGCGTGGCAAGTGCGCTGGCTGCAGCGCGCATATCAGCCTGCGTTACCCGCTGGTGGAATTGCTTACCGGGCTGCTGTCCGCGTTTGCCGCCTGGCATTTCGGTTTTGGCTGGGCGGCAGCGGGTGCTTTGCTGCTGGTATGGGCACTGGTCGCGCTGACCTTTATTGATTTCGATACTCAGCTCCTGCCGGACGATATCACGCTGCCGCTGTTGTGGCTGGGGCTGCTGTTCAATCTCGGTAGTGTATTCGTGCCGCTGGACCAGGCGGTAGTCGGGGCAATGATGGGCTATATGGTGCTATGGAGTATTTACTGGCTATTCAAGCTGGTCACCGGCAAAGAGGGCATGGGCTATGGCGATTTCAAATTGCTCGCCGCCATCGGTGCCTGGCTGGGCTGGAAAATGCTGCCTCTGGTTATCCTGTTGTCATCCTTTATCGGAGCCCTTGTCGGCATTGTGCTGATCGTTCTGGCGCAGCGTGGGCGTTCGGTGCCGATTCCGTTCGGCCCTTATCTGGCGGGCGGCGGACTGGTTGCCCTGTTTTGGGGGCAGCCCATCCTGCAGGCCTACCTGGCCGGGTTTTAA
- the coaE gene encoding dephospho-CoA kinase (Dephospho-CoA kinase (CoaE) performs the final step in coenzyme A biosynthesis.), with protein sequence MGLCVGLTGGIGSGKTSVSRLFAELGAGVVDTDEISHELTAPDGAAMAAIRLAFGDQFVTADGALNRAAMRALIFADSTAKAQLEAILHPMIQARALMAIAQSSAPYTVLVVPLLLETGNYQGRAKRVLVVDCDERLQIARTMQRAALTEEQVRAIMASQLPRKVRLAGADDIIVNNGGLDDLCQQVQTLHQAYLALAKS encoded by the coding sequence ATGGGTTTGTGCGTGGGATTGACCGGCGGCATTGGGTCCGGCAAAACCAGTGTGAGTCGGTTATTTGCTGAACTTGGCGCCGGCGTGGTGGATACCGATGAGATTTCGCATGAACTGACTGCCCCGGATGGTGCGGCGATGGCGGCAATCAGACTTGCATTCGGCGATCAGTTTGTCACTGCCGACGGCGCCCTCAATCGGGCTGCGATGCGTGCGCTGATATTCGCCGACAGCACTGCCAAAGCACAGCTTGAAGCTATTCTCCACCCCATGATTCAGGCTCGTGCGTTGATGGCCATAGCGCAATCAAGCGCGCCGTATACAGTGCTGGTGGTGCCGCTGCTGCTGGAAACAGGCAACTACCAGGGGAGGGCCAAGCGGGTACTGGTGGTGGACTGCGACGAGCGATTGCAAATCGCACGCACCATGCAGCGCGCCGCACTGACCGAGGAGCAGGTGCGTGCCATCATGGCCAGCCAGCTGCCGCGCAAGGTGCGACTGGCAGGAGCGGACGACATTATTGTCAATAATGGTGGCCTGGATGATTTGTGCCAGCAGGTCCAGACACTGCATCAAGCCTATCTTGCACTTGCGAAAAGCTGA